The Thermithiobacillus plumbiphilus genome window below encodes:
- a CDS encoding hybrid sensor histidine kinase/response regulator has product MTEPLKVLYLEDNPLDADLVQWTLSADGIANEITRVETRASYVEAMERGGYDIILADYTLPSFDGISALAIAREMWPNVPFIILSGAMGEEVAIETLKSGATDYVLKQRMSRLVPSVRRALQQSEERRQREALEEQLRLLEKSVEHLNDIVMITELASVEADGQPRVVFVNEACHRRTGYTPEELVGGPPLSFEGPETDRAVLERMARAMKKLKPVREELLCYTKDGKTFWQELDMSPMADAEGRVTHWVSIGRDITERKRAEETRLQLQEQLYHSQKMESIGLLAGGIAHDFNNLLTSILSSAELGRESLPEGHVAHEDLQTIIKAALRASGLTKELLAYAGNGKRMTEVININHLVTDMLAILRSQMPRSIIVRKALQSRMPPVEADPVQIQQVIMNLCLNASQAMPDGGMLSITTDMVTLTEEKTRKFRSYNPPEPGLYALFEVSDTGSGMDARTIKRIFEPFYSTKNQGRGLGLAAVLGIIKSHRGGIEVESTPGEGSTFTVYLPASDKPFPEEISRPTEMVHGPHTVMFVDDEEILRSLGQRILERLGYQVILAADGVEAVRIFGERASEIDLVIMDLSMPRMGGEDAYREISRIRPDVKVILCSGYDESTAVGKLGSDNLVGLIQKPFEMKTFSQAVHAALERP; this is encoded by the coding sequence ATGACCGAACCCTTGAAAGTGCTGTACCTGGAGGATAATCCGCTGGATGCGGATCTGGTCCAGTGGACGCTGAGTGCCGACGGTATCGCCAACGAGATCACCCGTGTCGAGACGCGCGCGAGTTACGTCGAGGCGATGGAGCGGGGGGGCTACGACATCATTCTGGCCGACTATACCCTGCCGTCCTTCGATGGCATCAGCGCTCTGGCGATCGCGCGCGAGATGTGGCCGAACGTGCCTTTCATCATCCTCAGCGGCGCCATGGGCGAGGAAGTGGCCATCGAGACGCTGAAGAGCGGAGCGACGGACTACGTGCTCAAGCAGCGCATGTCGCGCCTGGTGCCCAGCGTGCGCCGCGCCCTGCAGCAGAGCGAGGAAAGGCGGCAGCGCGAGGCGCTGGAGGAACAGCTGCGCCTGCTGGAAAAATCGGTGGAGCACCTCAATGACATCGTCATGATCACCGAGCTGGCATCCGTCGAGGCCGATGGCCAGCCCCGGGTGGTGTTCGTCAATGAGGCCTGTCATCGCCGTACCGGCTATACCCCCGAGGAGCTGGTGGGTGGCCCGCCGCTGAGCTTCGAGGGGCCGGAGACCGATCGGGCGGTGCTGGAGCGCATGGCGCGTGCCATGAAAAAGCTCAAGCCGGTGCGTGAGGAATTGCTGTGCTATACCAAGGACGGCAAGACTTTCTGGCAGGAACTGGACATGTCGCCGATGGCCGATGCCGAGGGGCGGGTCACCCACTGGGTGTCCATCGGTCGTGACATCACCGAGCGCAAGAGGGCGGAAGAGACGCGTCTGCAGTTGCAGGAGCAGCTCTATCATTCGCAGAAGATGGAGAGCATCGGCCTGCTGGCGGGTGGCATTGCGCATGACTTCAACAACTTGCTGACCAGCATCCTGAGCAGTGCCGAGCTGGGTCGTGAAAGCCTGCCCGAGGGCCATGTGGCCCATGAGGATCTGCAGACCATCATCAAGGCGGCCCTGCGCGCCTCGGGCCTGACCAAGGAACTGCTGGCCTATGCCGGCAATGGCAAGCGCATGACCGAGGTGATCAACATCAATCACCTGGTCACGGACATGCTGGCCATCCTGCGCTCGCAGATGCCGCGTTCGATCATCGTGCGCAAGGCCCTGCAATCGCGCATGCCACCGGTCGAGGCCGATCCGGTGCAGATTCAGCAGGTGATCATGAATCTCTGTCTGAATGCCAGTCAGGCCATGCCCGATGGTGGCATGCTGTCCATTACGACCGACATGGTGACCTTGACGGAAGAAAAGACCCGCAAGTTCCGGAGCTACAATCCGCCGGAGCCGGGCCTCTATGCCCTGTTCGAGGTCAGCGATACCGGCTCGGGGATGGATGCCAGGACCATCAAGCGCATCTTCGAACCGTTCTATTCGACCAAGAATCAGGGACGCGGGCTGGGGCTGGCGGCGGTGCTCGGCATCATCAAGAGCCATCGCGGTGGCATCGAGGTGGAGAGCACGCCTGGCGAGGGCAGTACCTTCACTGTCTATCTTCCGGCCTCGGACAAACCCTTCCCCGAAGAGATCAGCCGGCCGACGGAGATGGTGCATGGGCCGCATACGGTGATGTTCGTGGATGACGAGGAAATTCTGCGTTCGCTTGGCCAGCGCATCCTGGAGCGTCTGGGATACCAGGTGATCCTGGCGGCCGATGGCGTGGAGGCGGTGCGGATATTCGGGGAAAGGGCCAGCGAGATCGATCTGGTGATCATGGATCTTTCCATGCCGCGCATGGGGGGCGAGGATGCCTACCGGGAAATATCGCGCATCC
- the rdgB gene encoding RdgB/HAM1 family non-canonical purine NTP pyrophosphatase, with the protein MELVLATGNAGKVAELAPLLAPLGIRLRPQSDFGVSEAVESGLSFAENALIKARHASRRAGLPALADDSGLCVDALDGAPGIYSARYAGPRAGASANNEKLLQALMGIPAGKRGAHFHATLAFVRHANDQEPLLAEGRWFGTILDSPQGEGGFGYDPLFFVPEYGCSAAQLVPGIKNRVSHRGQAVARFLSLFQERLRTGELKPGI; encoded by the coding sequence ATGGAACTGGTGCTGGCCACCGGCAACGCCGGCAAGGTGGCCGAGCTCGCGCCACTGCTCGCGCCACTGGGCATCCGCCTGCGCCCGCAAAGCGACTTCGGCGTTTCCGAAGCGGTCGAAAGCGGGCTTTCCTTCGCGGAAAACGCCCTGATCAAGGCGCGCCACGCCAGCCGCCGCGCGGGCCTGCCGGCACTGGCCGACGATTCCGGGCTCTGCGTGGACGCACTCGACGGCGCGCCGGGCATCTATTCCGCCAGGTATGCCGGACCCAGGGCGGGGGCCAGCGCCAACAACGAGAAATTGCTGCAGGCATTGATGGGCATCCCGGCCGGAAAGCGCGGGGCGCACTTTCATGCCACCCTGGCTTTCGTGCGTCATGCCAATGACCAGGAACCGCTGCTTGCAGAAGGACGCTGGTTCGGCACCATCCTGGATTCACCTCAGGGCGAGGGCGGCTTCGGCTACGACCCCCTGTTTTTCGTGCCGGAGTATGGCTGCAGTGCAGCGCAACTGGTACCGGGCATCAAGAACCGCGTCAGCCACCGCGGCCAGGCAGTGGCGCGATTCCTGTCACTGTTTCAGGAAAGACTCCGGACCGGCGAACTCAAACCCGGTATCTAA
- a CDS encoding response regulator transcription factor, with protein MTARQVLLIEDEAVAAQTLSQALQGYNIETRWVTSVEEARQHLKERVYDAVVTDIVLGAGQPEGLEIVKEIEKAGMIAPVVVVTSFADLDRVKVALNHGASYLLEKPFRAAELKRILDRIWEEPRGLVGLRERALAHESLTEKEREVARLLLKGLSTQEMASVTGNSEKTLKQHISRIYEKCGVSSRAEFFHYIFPT; from the coding sequence ATGACAGCGAGACAGGTATTGCTCATCGAGGATGAAGCGGTTGCTGCCCAGACTTTGTCCCAGGCATTGCAGGGATATAACATCGAAACCCGCTGGGTGACCAGCGTGGAAGAAGCCCGACAGCATCTCAAGGAAAGGGTGTATGACGCGGTGGTGACCGACATCGTGCTCGGTGCCGGTCAGCCGGAGGGGCTGGAGATCGTCAAGGAGATCGAGAAGGCGGGCATGATCGCCCCGGTGGTGGTGGTGACCTCATTCGCCGATCTCGACCGGGTGAAGGTTGCCCTGAATCATGGCGCTTCCTATCTGCTGGAAAAGCCCTTCCGGGCCGCGGAACTCAAGCGCATCCTGGACCGCATCTGGGAAGAGCCGCGCGGACTGGTGGGGCTGCGCGAACGTGCCCTGGCCCATGAAAGTCTCACGGAAAAGGAACGCGAGGTGGCGCGGCTCCTGCTCAAGGGCCTGTCCACCCAGGAAATGGCCTCGGTCACCGGCAACAGTGAGAAAACCCTGAAGCAGCACATCAGCAGAATCTATGAAAAATGTGGGGTTTCCAGCCGCGCCGAGTTCTTTCACTATATCTTTCCCACTTGA
- the rph gene encoding ribonuclease PH, with product MRPSGRALDALREIQITRHFTKHAEGSVLIAFGDTQVLCTASVEEKVPPFLRGKNQGWLTAEYSMLPRATRERCSRESTQGRVGGRTHEIQRLIGRALRSVINLEALGDRTIWIDCDVLQADGGTRTASITGAFVAMADALMVLKQRGLIRQSPLRDFLAAVSVGIVNGQPVLDLDYAEDSKAEVDMNVVMTGSGKYIEVQGTAEGQAFSHDELLAMTELARQGIETLIAKQRTALGMT from the coding sequence ATGCGACCCAGCGGCCGAGCCTTAGACGCCTTGCGCGAGATCCAGATCACCCGCCATTTCACCAAACATGCGGAAGGATCCGTGCTGATCGCCTTTGGCGACACCCAGGTACTTTGCACCGCCAGCGTGGAAGAGAAGGTGCCGCCCTTCCTGCGCGGCAAGAACCAGGGCTGGCTGACGGCAGAATACAGCATGCTGCCACGCGCAACGCGTGAGCGCTGCAGCCGCGAGTCCACGCAGGGCCGCGTGGGTGGGCGCACTCACGAGATCCAGCGGCTCATCGGCCGCGCCCTGCGCTCCGTCATCAATCTCGAAGCCCTCGGCGACCGCACCATCTGGATCGACTGCGATGTGCTCCAGGCCGATGGCGGCACCCGCACCGCCAGCATCACCGGCGCCTTCGTCGCCATGGCCGATGCCCTGATGGTGCTCAAGCAGCGCGGCCTGATCCGCCAGTCCCCCCTGCGCGACTTCCTCGCCGCCGTCTCGGTGGGCATCGTCAACGGCCAGCCGGTGCTGGATCTCGACTATGCCGAGGACAGCAAGGCGGAAGTGGACATGAACGTGGTCATGACCGGCAGTGGCAAGTACATCGAAGTGCAGGGCACCGCCGAAGGGCAGGCCTTCAGCCATGATGAGTTGCTGGCCATGACCGAACTGGCCCGCCAGGGCATCGAAACCCTGATTGCCAAGCAGCGCACCGCGCTGGGCATGACCTGA
- a CDS encoding HAMP domain-containing sensor histidine kinase has translation MNKLMSRKRAEADRQALWVSLAAVLHDIRNPLHNATLLLESLDGQGGNALEVRDQVLEQLERVHARIRRVMEQLPEFAGEGAGTPPVRLAQVLNETIGLIQPQALEMDVAVGMNCLDDLVVKSNPGFLVQALEHLMLNCLEILARQPQDKPRRLWLSASREKGVVWLSVQDSGPGLPPEVARAPFEPLVSQSPTGMGLGLAIAHALTRAGGGELMLQNTSDSGTHFRIRLEGTL, from the coding sequence GTGAACAAGCTCATGAGCCGTAAGCGGGCCGAGGCCGATCGGCAAGCGCTATGGGTTTCCCTTGCTGCCGTGCTGCATGACATCCGCAATCCGCTTCACAATGCGACCCTGCTGCTGGAGTCACTGGACGGGCAGGGGGGTAATGCGCTTGAGGTTCGGGATCAGGTGCTGGAGCAACTGGAGCGTGTTCATGCCCGCATCCGGCGTGTCATGGAACAGTTGCCCGAGTTCGCTGGCGAGGGTGCCGGCACTCCGCCTGTCCGTCTGGCCCAGGTGCTGAACGAGACCATCGGGCTGATACAGCCCCAGGCCCTGGAAATGGATGTGGCCGTGGGAATGAACTGCCTGGATGATCTGGTGGTAAAGAGCAATCCGGGTTTCCTGGTTCAGGCACTGGAGCATCTGATGCTCAATTGTCTGGAGATCCTGGCCCGTCAGCCGCAGGACAAGCCCAGACGGCTCTGGCTCAGCGCCAGTCGGGAGAAAGGGGTGGTCTGGCTTTCGGTACAGGATTCCGGGCCGGGCTTGCCGCCGGAAGTCGCCCGGGCGCCCTTTGAGCCGCTGGTATCGCAAAGCCCCACTGGCATGGGGCTGGGATTGGCCATTGCCCATGCGCTGACGCGTGCTGGTGGTGGGGAACTGATGCTGCAGAACACATCCGACTCGGGAACTCATTTTCGTATTCGACTGGAAGGGACATTATGA